A segment of the Streptomyces pactum genome:
CCCGGCACGCTCCAGCCGGTCCACGCACGCCGTCACCGCACCCGAGGTGAGCCCCAGGTGCTCGCGCAGCCGCCCCGGTGTCATGGGCTCTTGCGCGTCCAGGATCGCGGCGAGTGCCTGGACGTCGGTGGCGTGCAGTCCGTGGGTGCCGGCGAAGTCCTGCACGAGGCGGTTGATCTCGCCGTTCATCCTCCGGAGCTGCGCGGCGAGGGAGTGCAGGTCGCCCGCCTCGTCCCCGGCTGCGGTGTCCCGCTCGTGCGCGTGCTGTCCACGCTCGTTCGCTGTCGCCACGTGATCAGCGTATAGAAGGGTCAACCTCGGCTGTCACGCATCCACCTCGGCCCGCGCGGGGGAAGTGATCACCGCGACGACTTCCCGTGCGAGACGGAGCCTGCCCCATGAGCGAAGTACCCGGCCGCGTGAGCGGTGACGGCGACGGCGACCGTGCGGACGGACACGACGGGGCGGGACTGCGCTGTCTGGTCACCGGTGCCACGGGGTACATCGGCGGCCGGCTCGTGCCGGAGCTCCTCGCCGCCGGGCACCGGGTGCGGTGCCTGGCCCGCTCCCCGCACAAGTTGCGCGACCACCCCTGGGCCGGGCGGGCCGAGGTGGTACGCGGGGACGTCACGGACGCCGGCTCGCTGGCCGGGGCCATGGAGGGCATCGACGTCGCCTACTACCTGGTGCACGCGCTGGGCGGCGGCGGGGACTTCGAGGAGGCCGACCGGCGGGCGGCGCGCAATTTCGCCGAACAGGCCGCGGCGGCGGGGGTGCGGCGCATCGTCTACCTCGGCGGGCTGACACCGCCGAACGTGCCGGAGCGGGACCTGTCGCCGCACCTGCGCTCCCGCGCGGAGGTCGGGCGGGTCCTGCTGGCCTCCGGTGTGCCCACCACCGTGCTGCGCGCCGCGGTCGTCATCGGCTCCGGCTCGGCCTCCTTCGAGATGCTGCGCTACCTCACCGAGCGGCTGCCGGTGATGGTCACGCCGAGCTGGGTCCACACCCGCATCCAGCCGGTCGCCGTCCGGGACGTGCTGCGCGTCCTCGCCGGCAGCGCGCGCATGCCGGACGACGTCTCCCGCGCCTTCGACATCGGCGGACCCGACGTCCTCACCTACCGGGACATGATGGTCCGGTACGCCGCGATCGCCGAGCTGCCGCGGCGGCTGATCCTGCCGGTGCCGATGCTCACCCCCGGACTGTCCAGCCACTGGGTCGGCCTGGTCACCCCGGTGCCCGCCTCGATCGCGCGCCCGCTCACCGAGTCGCTGCGGCACGAGGTGGTGTGCCGGGAGAACGACATCGTCCGGTACGTGCCCGCCCCGCCGGGCTGTCCGCTCGGCTTCGACGACGCGGTCCGGCTGGCGCTGCGGCGCGTGCGGGACGCCCGGGTCGCCACCCGCTGGTCGTCCGCCTCCGTGCCCGGCGCGCCCAGCGACCCGCTGCCCACCGACCCCGGCTGGGCCGGCGGCAGCCTCTACACCGACCACCGCGCCCTGACCGTCGACGCCCCGCCGGACGCGCTGTGGCGGGTCGTCGAGGGCATCGGCGGCGACAACGGCTGGTACTCCTTCCCGCTCGCCTGGGCGGCACGGGGCCGGCTGGACCGGTTGGTCGGAGGGGTCGGCCTGCGTCGCGGCCGCCGGGACGCCGCCCGGCTGCGGGTCGGCGACTCGCTCGACTTCTGGCGGGTGGAGGAGATCGTCCCCGGCCGTCTGCTCCGGCTGCGCGCGGAGATGCGGCTGCCGGGACTGGCCTGGCTGGAGATGTACGCCGAGACGGACGACGCGGGCCGGACGCGGTACCGCCAGCGGGCCCTGTTCCATCCGCACGGGCTGGCGGGCCACGCCTACTGGTGGAGCGTGTGGCCCTTCCACTCCGTGGTGTTCGGCGGCATGGC
Coding sequences within it:
- a CDS encoding MarR family winged helix-turn-helix transcriptional regulator, whose amino-acid sequence is MATANERGQHAHERDTAAGDEAGDLHSLAAQLRRMNGEINRLVQDFAGTHGLHATDVQALAAILDAQEPMTPGRLREHLGLTSGAVTACVDRLERAGHVRRVRESADRRVVHLHYVPDARAAARTYFRPLAEAAAATCSRFDESELTVVVRFLTAMNGELRLVRPDDR
- a CDS encoding SDR family oxidoreductase; amino-acid sequence: MSEVPGRVSGDGDGDRADGHDGAGLRCLVTGATGYIGGRLVPELLAAGHRVRCLARSPHKLRDHPWAGRAEVVRGDVTDAGSLAGAMEGIDVAYYLVHALGGGGDFEEADRRAARNFAEQAAAAGVRRIVYLGGLTPPNVPERDLSPHLRSRAEVGRVLLASGVPTTVLRAAVVIGSGSASFEMLRYLTERLPVMVTPSWVHTRIQPVAVRDVLRVLAGSARMPDDVSRAFDIGGPDVLTYRDMMVRYAAIAELPRRLILPVPMLTPGLSSHWVGLVTPVPASIARPLTESLRHEVVCRENDIVRYVPAPPGCPLGFDDAVRLALRRVRDARVATRWSSASVPGAPSDPLPTDPGWAGGSLYTDHRALTVDAPPDALWRVVEGIGGDNGWYSFPLAWAARGRLDRLVGGVGLRRGRRDAARLRVGDSLDFWRVEEIVPGRLLRLRAEMRLPGLAWLEMYAETDDAGRTRYRQRALFHPHGLAGHAYWWSVWPFHSVVFGGMARNIARAAARDPGPSGPVHDDPGS